The Desulfovibrio sp. genome contains the following window.
TAACGCCTCAAGATCAGGCATGCTGACGCGCTGTTGCGGCAGATCGGCAATAGCTGGCAGATCTGCGGCATGGTCAGGTGTGGCCTTGTTCAGCACCAGCACCTGACGGTGCAGCCCGAGATCGCCAGCCATACGGGCAACCTCCGCCGCTGTTTCCAGCGAGCGCATACTCGGCTCGGAAACCACCAGCAGGGCATCCACATGGGCCACGGTTCCTCGGCCCAGGTGCTCCACACCAGCCTCCATGTCCACCAGCACCCATTCACGCCTGTCGAGCACCAGGTGCGCCAGCAGGGCCTTGAGCAGGGCGTTGCTTTCACAAGCGCAGCCGCCCCCGGCGCTGGTCAAGGGCCCCATGACCAGCAGGCGTTTGTCTCCAGCGGTTTCCCCCCCCTCCCCTACAACCGGCAAGGGGGCTGACAGAACCTCGGGCAGATCGCTGACATGCGGATCAAGATCCATCATGCCGCCCTTGCCAGCGGGGCGAATACGCTCTTCAATCAGTGCGGCGCGCTGGGTGAGGGCCTCCGGCAGATCAGCCCGCGCGAGGCCAGAGGCCTGCCCGAGCGAAAGCGCCGTGTCGGCATCCACAAGCCAAACTTTTTCTCCGCGCCGCGCCAGATAATCACCAAGCCAGGCGGTGATGGAGGTTTTGCCCACGCCGCCCTTGCCAGAAACGGCAATCTTCATGCAATCCCCCTGTGGTTTATGTACGTATCCTCGCGCCTTGCGCAGAGCGGGCAGGCTCTGCCCACCCGCCCTGCAAAAACACACTGGCCTAAGGTTGCAGGCCAAGGCCCTGCCGCTTCTGCCGGATGCGCACATCCAGCAGATCAGCCGCCTTTTCGGGATCGTCATTCACCACAAAGGATGCGCCCACAATCTGTTCCAGACCGTTCAGGGCGATATCCGTCACCTTTTCTGAGCCGAGGATGTTAGGCGGCAGACCCAGATGCGTGTAAATGCCACTGGCAACGGCATACAGGCCGATGGCCGCCGCTTTTTCAGAATACCATTCCGGTGAGGACGCACCCACTGGCAGATCGGAAATATCCACGCCCAGAGCATTGGCGATCAGCGCGCACAGCTGCAAAATACGGGCGTTATCCACGCAGCTGCCGAGGTGCAGCACGGGCGGGATGCCCAGCGCGCCGCACAGGCTTTGCAACCCCGGCCCGGCCATGGAAGCGCCCTCGGGCACCAGCAGCCCGGCCTTGCCCGCCGCAGTGGTTACGCAGCCTGTGGCCAGAACCATAATATCTTTTTTGATAAGCGCCTTCATGAGGCCCACGTTGGCCGAGTCGTGCTTGATCTTGGGGTTGTTGCAACCAACAACGCCCACAAACCCGCGCACAGTGCCAGCCTTAACGGCATCCAACAAGGGATCAAGCGTGCCACCCAGAGCCTCAAGAATAGCCTCGTTGGAAAAACCGGTCATGATGCTGACAGGTTCGCCGGGGATCTCCACACGCTTGGGGTCGCGCTCCAGGAATGCGTCCACCGCCATGCGCACGATCTTGCGGGCTTCTTCCCGCGCGTTTTCGGGATGGAAGTTAAAATGGATGGCCCCGGTAAAGCGGGCCTTGGCGGCTGTGTCAATGAAGCGGGTGTGGTAGCAGCCAGCCACCTGCACCAAGCTCGGCATGATGCACTGGTAGTCCACCACCACAACTTCCACAGCGCCAGTCACGATCGCAAGCTCCGTCATCAGGTGGTTGCCCGCCATAGGGATACCCTGCCGCATGAGCAGCTCATTACCGGTACAGCACAACCCGGCAACAGTGATGCCTGTTGCTCCGTTCTTTTTGGCAAGCTCAATCATTTCAGGGTCGCGAGCTGCGTCCAGAATCATCTCGGACACCACAGGATTGTGGCCGTGCACCAAAATATTGACTGTGTCCTTTTTGATTACGCCAAGGTTGGCGGTGGACATCTTGGGCTTTGGAGTACCGAAAAGCACGTCGCACAATTCCGTAGCGATCATGGAGCCTGCCCAGCCATCGGCCAGTGCGCAACGCGCCGCATGCAGCATAGTATTGGGTGCATCATTATCGCAGCCCATGTGGGTGCGGTGCATCATTTCGGCAATTTCGCGGTCAACGCCGCGCGGAGTTATGTCGAGCTTTTCCCACAACTCGCGGCGCTTGGCCGGAACGCGGGAGACAAAGTTGACCGCCTTGCGCCTGCTGCCAAAATCGCTGTAACAGGCGTCCACCACATCGGCGGCCACATCAAGAGCCTCACGCCCTTCTGTCGCAACGCCGAGTTCAGCGGCAATGCGGCGCAATTTTGCCTCGTCCCGAATCTGGTAGCCGGGGGCACGGCCTTCCACCACTGCCTCCAGAGCCTCAATCACATCACGTCCGTGATCCGAATGCCCGGCAGAGCCGCCAGCGATAAAACGGCCAAAGTTGCGGGCCACAATTACATCGGCGTCTGCACCGCACACGCCACGAGAAAGTTTCCCGCCGGGTTCGGCCTTGGCACTGATGCGGCACGGCCCCATGACGCAGTTGCGGCAGGTGGTGCCAAGCTCGCAAAAACGGCAATGCGGCGTTTGCTGATCCAGCCTGTCCCAGGCAGTTTCTACACCATCTACTCTGGCCTTTGCCAGCATGCGTTTGGCATCATCCCATATGGACATGTCATTGATGTCGCGCTTCTTGCTTTCCATAACTGCCCCACAAAACTTGAGGTTACACGGCGCGCCAAGTCTGCGCCGCTATCTTTGACATACTGGTATCACAGTCAGGCAAGAGCGTCTGTCAGGTGTGCGACAAAGGAATGGTGATGATTTTTATAACAAAATAATCAACTGAAATGACAGTATTATTTTGAAATATCCTGTAAAAATTAATAGTAAAAAAGTCTGAAATTAAGAAATTAAAAGGACTGAGCAGAAGAATATCCTGGCGGATTAGTCCAGAAGTTCGCGAAGGCGGCCTTCGTCGAGAATGCAATATACGCCGCGC
Protein-coding sequences here:
- a CDS encoding P-loop NTPase; translated protein: MKIAVSGKGGVGKTSITAWLGDYLARRGEKVWLVDADTALSLGQASGLARADLPEALTQRAALIEERIRPAGKGGMMDLDPHVSDLPEVLSAPLPVVGEGGETAGDKRLLVMGPLTSAGGGCACESNALLKALLAHLVLDRREWVLVDMEAGVEHLGRGTVAHVDALLVVSEPSMRSLETAAEVARMAGDLGLHRQVLVLNKATPDHAADLPAIADLPQQRVSMPDLEALRARQLRSGSVLGLGDETEKMLDNFCASLLQKIEGESI
- the cooS gene encoding anaerobic carbon-monoxide dehydrogenase catalytic subunit, producing the protein MESKKRDINDMSIWDDAKRMLAKARVDGVETAWDRLDQQTPHCRFCELGTTCRNCVMGPCRISAKAEPGGKLSRGVCGADADVIVARNFGRFIAGGSAGHSDHGRDVIEALEAVVEGRAPGYQIRDEAKLRRIAAELGVATEGREALDVAADVVDACYSDFGSRRKAVNFVSRVPAKRRELWEKLDITPRGVDREIAEMMHRTHMGCDNDAPNTMLHAARCALADGWAGSMIATELCDVLFGTPKPKMSTANLGVIKKDTVNILVHGHNPVVSEMILDAARDPEMIELAKKNGATGITVAGLCCTGNELLMRQGIPMAGNHLMTELAIVTGAVEVVVVDYQCIMPSLVQVAGCYHTRFIDTAAKARFTGAIHFNFHPENAREEARKIVRMAVDAFLERDPKRVEIPGEPVSIMTGFSNEAILEALGGTLDPLLDAVKAGTVRGFVGVVGCNNPKIKHDSANVGLMKALIKKDIMVLATGCVTTAAGKAGLLVPEGASMAGPGLQSLCGALGIPPVLHLGSCVDNARILQLCALIANALGVDISDLPVGASSPEWYSEKAAAIGLYAVASGIYTHLGLPPNILGSEKVTDIALNGLEQIVGASFVVNDDPEKAADLLDVRIRQKRQGLGLQP